The following proteins are co-located in the Perognathus longimembris pacificus isolate PPM17 chromosome 25, ASM2315922v1, whole genome shotgun sequence genome:
- the LOC125341756 gene encoding neuropeptide Y receptor type 6-like yields the protein MEVSRNQTPSNRTMEEGNYSSAFSHFESCQPSSAVLFLFLIAYAAVLILGLLGNLSLIIIIVKKQREAQSVTNILIANLSLSDILVCVMCIPLTVTYTLMDHWVFGELMCKLTSYVQSVSISVSIFSLVLIAVERHQLIVKPRGWKPGVPHAYWGVTFVWFLSFLLSVPLFLAYHLTEEPFLNLSLPADLYGHRVACVETWPSRTNQLLFSTSLFLLQYFVPLGFILVCYLKIVLYLRRRNRKAGRRKEKESRFSESKRVNTTLVAIVAAFGACWLPLNVFNIIFDWHHEVLMSCHHDLVFITCHFVAMVSTCINPLFYGFLNRNFQKDLMVLLHYCCCFPPQERYENIVACSLHTDESKGSLRLAHLPTSI from the coding sequence ATGGAAGTTTCTCGAAACCAGACGCCATCTAATAGAACCATGGAAGAGGGCAACTACAGCTCTGCCTTTTCCCACTTTGAGTCCTGTCAGCCCTCATCGGCAGTCCTGTTCTTATTCCTCATAGCCTATGCCGCGGTCTTGATCCTGGGCCTTCTAGGAAACCTCtctctcatcatcatcatcgtgaaGAAGCAGAGGGAAGCTCAGAGTGTCACCAACATACTGATCGCCAATCTGTCCCTCTCTGACATCTTGGTCTGTGTCATGTGCATACCTCTCACTGTCACCTACACACTGATGGACCACTGGGTATTTGGGGAGCTCATGTGTAAACTCACCTCTTATGTGCAAAGCGTCTCCATCTCCGTCTCCATATTCTCCCTCGTCTTAATCGCTGTCGAGAGACATCAGCTGATCGTCAAGCCCCGGGGCTGGAAGCCTGGGGTCCCTCATGCCTACTGGGGTGTCACGTTTGTTTGGTTCCTCTCCTTCCTGCTGTCTGTGCCCCTCTTCCTGGCCTACCACCTCACCGAGGAGCCCTTTCTCAACCTCTCTCTCCCTGCTGACCTGTACGGCCACCGGGTAGCCTGTGTGGAGACCTGGCCTTCGAGAACCAACCAGCTCCTCTTTTCCACCTCTTTATTTCTACTCCAGTATTTCGTACCCCTGGGCTTCATCCTTGTCTGCTACCTGAAGATTGTTCTATATCTCCGCAGGAGAaataggaaggcaggcaggaggaaggagaaggagagccgGTTCAGTGAGAGCAAGCGGGTCAACACCACGTTGGTGGCCATTGTGGCCGCCTTTGGGGCCTGCTGGCTGCCATTGAATGTGTTCAACATCATCTTCGACTGGCATCACGAGGTGCTGATGAGCTGCCACCACGACCTGGTGTTTATAACTTGCCACTTCGTCGCTATGGTTTCTACATGCATAAACCCTCTCTTCTATGGCTTTCTAAACAGAAACTTCCAGAAGGACCTGATGGTGCTTCTTCACTACTGTTGCTGCTTTCCACCCCAGGAGAGATATGAGAACATTGTCGCCTGCAGTCTGCATACAGATGAGTCCAAGGGTTCACTACGGCTGGCTCACCTACCAACCAGTATATAA